From the genome of Impatiens glandulifera chromosome 9, dImpGla2.1, whole genome shotgun sequence, one region includes:
- the LOC124915494 gene encoding NDR1/HIN1-like protein 13 encodes MADRVYPSAKPTASGGGENVAFPPAKVLPPNATRPFYRPQLLRHRNRRSCCCRCCLWITFTIFLIVILAALSGVLVWFVYRPHTPHFSVSSFQVSELNIKSSKLISKFNLTLIAQNPNKKIVFFYDPTAISITSDGVDIGDGTLPAFTQATRNTTALRTVIGGSAARSIDDASAILLKSKLKNSGNLAVKIQLDTKVKVKMGALKTKKVAIRVSCDGINAAVPVGKAAKTATVANVKCKVDLRIKIWKWTL; translated from the coding sequence ATGGCCGACAGAGTTTATCCTTCCGCCAAACCAACAGCTAGCGGAGGAGGCGAGAACGTGGCTTTTCCACCAGCCAAAGTTCTGCCCCCAAATGCTACCCGTCCATTCTACCGGCCACAACTCCTCCGCCATCGTAACCGACGAAGCTGTTGTTGCCGGTGCTGCCTCTGGATAACTTTCACCATCTTCCTCATTGTCATACTCGCCGCACTTTCAGGAGTTCTAGTTTGGTTCGTATACCGTCCTCACACCCCCCATTTTTCAGTCTCGTCTTTCCAGGTCTCCGAGCTCAACATCAAATCTTCTAAACTCATCTCCAAATTCAACCTGACTCTAATCGCTCAGAATCCTAACAAAAAAATCGTCTTCTTCTATGATCCAACTGCTATATCCATCACTAGCGATGGAGTTGATATTGGAGACGGAACATTGCCGGCTTTTACTCAAGCGACGAGAAATACGACGGCATTGAGGACGGTTATCGGTGGAAGCGCCGCGAGAAGCATCGACGATGCGTCGGCAATTCTATTGAAGTCTAAATTGAAGAATAGTGGCAATTTGGCGGTGAAGATTCAGTTGGATACGAAGGTTAAAGTGAAGATGGGAGCTCTGAAGACAAAAAAGGTGGCGATTAGAGTTTCGTGCGATGGAATAAACGCGGCGGTGCCCGTGGGAAAAGCTGCGAAAACGGCGACGGTTGCAAATGTCAAATGCAAGGTGGATCTTCGTATCAAGATATGGAAATGGACTCTGTAA
- the LOC124915424 gene encoding beta-fructofuranosidase, insoluble isoenzyme CWINV1-like has translation MINFSCSWIFLSLVILFSHGGFLKLEASHNIYRHLQSASESSSVDQKQPYRTAFHFQPSKNWMNDPNGPFIYKGIYHLFYQYNPFGSVWGNIVWAHSTSTDLVNWTPHPHAIYPSIPSDINGCWSGSTTILPNGKLVILYTGINKENHQVQNMAVPKNLSDPYLLEWVKPTYNPLMEPTPYNEINGSSFRDPTTAWMGPDGRWRLIVGNKKRQRGIAILYRSKDFVRWTKAQHPLHSVKDNGMWECPDFFPVSSEKTEIGLDTSTIGNGVKHVLKVSLDNTRYEYYTVGTYDIKKDKYIPDVGSVESDFGLRYDYGKFYASKTFFDSIKHRRILWGWINESTNATLDIAKGWSGIQAIPREMWLDKLGKQLIQWPIREIEKLRTKQVSIPRMDLKGGSLVEISGVTASQADIEVTFELPKLEHNNVETIEKSLLMNPKMVCGQKVTSVKGMFGPFGLLVLASKNLQEYTAVFFRIFRVDYKYVVLMCSDQTRSSAYLDYDKPSYGVFLDVDPTKEKLSLRSLIDRSIVESFGGEGKACITSRVYPSLAIDGGAHLYAFNNGTQSVIISSLTAWSMKNAHIN, from the exons ATGATCAATTTTTCTTGTTCATGgatctttctttctttagttATCCTCTTTAGCCATGGAGGATTCCTTAAGCTTGAAGCTTCCCATAATATCTATAGACATCTCCAATCTGCTAGTGAATCATCTTCTGTAGATCAAAAACAACCTTATAGAACTGCTTTTCATTTTCAACCTTCTAAGAATTGGATGAACG ATCCTAATG GACCCTTCATTTACAAAGGGATTTATCATCTCTTCTATCAATACAACCCATTCGGGTCGGTTTGGGGAAACATCGTTTGGGCCCATTCAACTTCAACGGATCTAGTGAACTGGACACCACATCCCCACGCGATATACCCGTCGATTCCTTCGGATATCAACGGATGTTGGTCCGGTTCAACCACCATTCTTCCTAATGGAAAACTCGTCATTCTCTACACGGGAATAAACAAGGAAAATCACCAAGTTCAAAACATGGCCGTGCCCAAAAACCTGTCCGATCCATATCTTTTGGAATGGGTCAAGCCCACTTACAACCCGTTGATGGAACCGACCCCATACAATGAGATCAACGGAAGTTCGTTTAGGGACCCGACGACCGCATGGATGGGACCCGACGGTAGATGGAGATTGATAGTCGGAAACAAGAAGCGTCAACGCGGAATCGCCATCCTTTACCGAAGTAAGGATTTCGTGCGGTGGACTAAAGCTCAGCACCCATTACATTCCGTTAAGGACAACGGAATGTGGGAATGCCCCGATTTTTTCCCTGTATCGAGTGAAAAGACAGAAATCGGGTTGGACACGTCAACTATAGGAAATGGGGTTAAACATGTTCTTAAGGTAAGTTTGGACAATACTAGGTACGAGTACTATACGGTTGGAACTTACGATATTAAAAAGGATAAATATATCCCGGACGTGGGATCCGTGGAGAGCGACTTCGGGCTGAGATATGATTACGGGAAATTTTACGCGTCGAAGACCTTCTTCGACAGCATTAAGCATAGGAGAATCTTATGGGGATGGATCAACGAGTCAACTAATGCTACCCTTGATATAGCCAAGGGATGGTCTGGAATTCAG GCAATTCCTAGAGAAATGTGGCTAGACAAATTAGGAAAACAATTAATACAATGGCCAATTAGAGAAATTGAAAAACTAAGGACAAAACAAGTCAGTATTCCTAGGATGGATCTGAAAGGAGGGTCTTTGGTCGAAATTTCTGGTGTCACAGCCTCACag gcgGACATAGAAGTGACATTTGAATTACCTAAACTCGAACATAACAATGTTGAGACGATAGAAAAGAGTTTATTGATGAATCCGAAAATGGTTTGCGGTCAAAAAGTGACATCAGTTAAGGGCATGTTTGGACCGTTTGGGCTATTGGTCTTAGCCTCCAAGAACTTACAAGAATACACAGCTGTCTTCTTTAGAATATTTAGAGTTGACTACAAATACGTGGTTCTCATGTGCAGTGACCAAACCAG GTCATCAGCTTATCTAGATTATGACAAACCGTCTTACGGAGTTTTCCTAGACGTGGACCCCACTAAAGAAAAGTTGTCATTAAGGAGTCTG ATTGATCGATCCATAGTGGAGAGTTTTGGAGGGGAAGGGAAGGCATGTATCACTTCAAGAGTGTACCCAAGTTTGGCCATTGATGGTGGAGCCCACTTGTATGCTTTCAACAATGGAACTCAATCTGTAATAATCTCTAGTCTCACTGCTTGGAGCATGAAAAATGcccatattaattaa